In one Vulgatibacter incomptus genomic region, the following are encoded:
- a CDS encoding sulfurtransferase: protein MSESPLVQVSELKPPYLLFDTRPAPAYAAGHLPGALHADLDRDLAGPADIPARGGRHPLPDPAAWAARLASWGIRPETRVVIYDDQGGANAAARMWWMLRSVGHEHAFVLDGGLQAAIAAGWQTTIEAADASPAAVGPARPFSWPQATIDEVDERRDIAGHLVLDVRAAPRYRGEVEPLDPVAGHIPGARNLPLTENLGPDGRFLSPEALRRQYQALLGDVPPERLVVHCGSGVTACHTLLALEIAGLHGAALYVGSWSEWCRSGRLQATGATP, encoded by the coding sequence ATGAGCGAATCGCCTCTCGTACAGGTCTCCGAGCTGAAACCCCCGTACCTCCTCTTCGACACCAGGCCCGCGCCCGCCTACGCCGCAGGCCATCTCCCAGGTGCGTTGCACGCCGACCTCGATCGGGACCTCGCCGGCCCGGCGGACATTCCGGCCCGGGGCGGCAGGCACCCGCTGCCGGATCCGGCGGCCTGGGCGGCGCGCCTGGCCTCGTGGGGAATCCGGCCCGAGACGCGGGTGGTGATCTACGACGATCAGGGCGGCGCCAACGCGGCGGCGCGGATGTGGTGGATGCTCCGGAGCGTGGGCCACGAGCACGCCTTCGTCCTCGACGGTGGCCTCCAGGCCGCCATCGCCGCGGGCTGGCAGACGACGATCGAGGCTGCCGACGCCTCCCCGGCGGCAGTCGGACCCGCGCGGCCGTTTTCCTGGCCTCAGGCGACCATCGACGAGGTGGACGAGCGCCGGGACATCGCCGGCCACCTCGTCCTCGACGTGCGCGCCGCCCCCCGCTACCGCGGGGAGGTCGAGCCCCTCGATCCAGTGGCCGGGCACATCCCGGGCGCCCGCAACCTGCCTCTAACCGAGAACCTTGGTCCCGACGGCCGCTTCCTCTCGCCCGAAGCGCTGCGTCGCCAGTACCAGGCCCTCCTCGGCGATGTGCCCCCGGAGCGCCTCGTCGTCCACTGCGGCTCCGGGGTCACCGCTTGTCATACGCTCCTCGCCCTCGAGATCGCTGGACTTCACGGCGCCGCTCTCTACGTGGGATCGTGGAGCGAGTGGTGCCGAAGCGGGCGCCTCCAGGCCACCGGCGCCACGCCCTGA
- a CDS encoding MBL fold metallo-hydrolase codes for MHHGTLRLELDGAVVWIDPWSEGDLSGPKADYVLITDIHPDHFDASALSKVVKEGTVVVAPPVVADQVPGAVVLRNGESRDLGKLGVEAIPMYNLERGPAPGKLFHDKGRGNGYLLTVGDKRIYISGDTECTDEMKALRNVDVAFVSMNLPYTMPPSEAAVCIQAFRPKVMYPYHFRGSNLGELEAALASQPGIELRIRRWY; via the coding sequence GTGCACCACGGCACGCTTCGCCTCGAGCTGGATGGCGCGGTGGTCTGGATCGATCCCTGGTCCGAGGGGGATCTCTCCGGACCGAAGGCGGACTACGTCCTGATCACGGACATCCATCCCGACCACTTCGACGCTTCGGCGTTGTCGAAGGTGGTCAAGGAGGGAACCGTCGTCGTGGCGCCGCCGGTGGTCGCGGATCAGGTGCCCGGCGCGGTGGTGCTGCGGAACGGGGAGTCGCGGGATCTCGGCAAGCTCGGCGTGGAGGCGATCCCGATGTACAACCTCGAGCGGGGACCGGCGCCGGGGAAGCTCTTCCACGACAAGGGCAGGGGGAACGGATACCTGCTCACTGTCGGTGACAAGCGTATCTATATTTCAGGCGATACCGAGTGCACCGACGAGATGAAGGCGCTGCGAAACGTAGACGTGGCGTTCGTCTCGATGAATCTTCCGTACACGATGCCGCCGTCGGAGGCGGCCGTGTGTATCCAGGCGTTCCGGCCGAAGGTGATGTACCCGTACCACTTCCGCGGCTCGAACCTGGGTGAGCTCGAGGCGGCGCTCGCGAGCCAGCCGGGAATCGAGCTGCGGATCCGCCGCTGGTATTGA
- a CDS encoding DUF4159 domain-containing protein, with protein sequence MNERDVSRAPLARALLIALLIVAIPQGAAAFGETSRLVFVQGKYAGDWNPRPSALRRLAFEIGTRTSIATVPEEKALPLDSPEVFRHPFLYLAGKRELPPLSAAEVDNLRRYLTYGGFLLCDDAGDGRFAASCERELARILPGRTAGRIPAEHVLYKSFYLVNHPAGRTLASPYLSAYSEGSRLMAVVSANDLGGAWARDELGSWEYEVVPGGESQREIAFRLGVNIVMYSMCTDYKDDQVHLPFIMKRRR encoded by the coding sequence ATGAACGAGCGCGACGTCTCCAGAGCACCGCTGGCCCGAGCCCTCCTAATCGCGCTCCTGATCGTCGCGATCCCGCAGGGCGCCGCCGCGTTCGGCGAGACCTCCCGGTTGGTCTTCGTCCAGGGAAAGTACGCCGGCGACTGGAACCCGCGGCCCTCGGCCCTTCGGCGCCTGGCTTTCGAGATCGGCACCCGGACCAGCATCGCCACGGTCCCCGAGGAGAAGGCCCTCCCGCTCGACTCCCCGGAGGTCTTCCGCCACCCCTTCCTTTATCTCGCCGGGAAGCGCGAGCTGCCGCCGCTCTCCGCAGCCGAGGTGGACAACCTCAGGCGCTACCTGACCTACGGCGGCTTCCTCCTCTGCGATGACGCCGGAGACGGCCGCTTCGCCGCCTCGTGCGAGAGGGAGCTCGCCCGGATCCTGCCCGGCAGGACGGCGGGCCGGATCCCGGCGGAGCATGTGCTCTACAAGAGTTTCTACCTCGTCAATCACCCCGCCGGCCGCACCCTGGCGAGCCCTTACCTCTCCGCCTATTCGGAGGGCTCGCGCCTCATGGCGGTGGTCTCCGCGAACGACCTCGGCGGCGCGTGGGCTCGTGACGAGCTCGGGAGCTGGGAGTACGAGGTCGTTCCGGGGGGCGAGTCCCAGCGCGAGATCGCGTTTCGGCTGGGTGTGAACATCGTCATGTACTCGATGTGCACCGACTACAAGGACGACCAGGTGCACCTCCCGTTCATCATGAAGAGGCGCCGCTAG
- a CDS encoding M15 family metallopeptidase: protein MRASLAVLLALALAPALAAGAEAPSSGTAAASYATAAAGRGSADLVDVASLIPDAIVDLRYATDANFMKRAVYPKSARCLLRPGTAKRLVKAADALRAQGGIRLVLYDCYRPLSVQKTMWEIFPVRGYVAPPSGGSIHNRGAAIDLGLASADGAILPMPSAYDEFSERAWHAYDGGTAEELRNRSRLKSAMVAAGFSTIRMEWWHYEDPGERKAPLLDRPFALDPP, encoded by the coding sequence ATGCGAGCCTCGTTGGCCGTCCTGCTGGCCCTCGCTCTCGCGCCTGCCCTCGCGGCTGGCGCGGAGGCGCCCTCCAGCGGAACCGCTGCCGCCTCGTATGCGACCGCGGCTGCGGGGAGAGGCTCCGCCGACCTAGTCGACGTCGCCTCGCTCATCCCGGACGCGATCGTCGACCTCCGCTACGCGACCGACGCGAACTTCATGAAGCGCGCCGTCTACCCGAAGAGCGCCCGCTGCTTGCTCCGGCCCGGGACCGCGAAGCGCCTGGTGAAGGCTGCAGACGCTCTCCGTGCCCAAGGCGGCATTCGCCTCGTGCTCTACGACTGCTATCGGCCGCTCTCCGTGCAGAAGACGATGTGGGAGATCTTCCCGGTTCGGGGCTACGTCGCGCCCCCGTCCGGCGGCAGCATCCACAACCGGGGCGCCGCCATCGACCTCGGCCTCGCCTCCGCAGACGGAGCGATCCTGCCGATGCCCTCCGCCTACGACGAGTTCTCCGAACGCGCCTGGCACGCCTACGACGGCGGCACCGCCGAGGAGCTCCGAAACCGCTCTCGCCTCAAGTCGGCGATGGTCGCCGCGGGCTTCTCGACCATCCGCATGGAGTGGTGGCACTACGAGGATCCGGGGGAGCGAAAGGCCCCCCTGCTGGACCGCCCGTTCGCGCTCGACCCGCCATAG
- a CDS encoding carboxypeptidase-like regulatory domain-containing protein → MRLRGFGGSLALFAALALLAACSSSESKSGTPGTGGAGGDAGAGAGGEGGVGGVGGVAGSEGEAGSGGTTPTEFDVAGRVIDETGKPVAGALVALDGVYGDAISTGADGTFTFADVRAPYDLTVSVSRAVYELRGLTRANPVVPASAGWTVERKVRLAGQVAGGMLPLARDERILLTIGSDTLAVAAGVDGAFDADFKWYGDGAREVALTAIRARTDSDGRYEVLAFGKTASFSIEHGGSVGDLTVPLAALDDLQTEGTTITVDPGAYRTFWTNQVEWFDVQGVRFRPSPGEWMPSQATLRFPGAAGISSRANDESENMAVRVMPVVMGGDTSLSLAAPVALMTTAPAYNAQGVSRTPTLEWKPVAGARSYWLTVGSLTFVLPGAETRLDVPDFGALGGLSAGEGYSWEVRAFLDAGFAADDVTDGSGRGLQRSRLADELTMYGTGPGFFMTAP, encoded by the coding sequence ATGCGTCTTCGTGGATTCGGAGGGAGTCTGGCCCTTTTCGCAGCGCTGGCGCTCCTGGCCGCCTGCAGTTCCTCGGAGAGCAAATCCGGGACGCCTGGGACCGGCGGAGCCGGAGGAGATGCCGGCGCCGGCGCCGGAGGCGAAGGCGGAGTCGGCGGCGTTGGCGGAGTCGCGGGCTCGGAAGGCGAAGCGGGCTCGGGCGGGACGACCCCCACGGAATTCGACGTCGCCGGCCGCGTCATCGATGAGACGGGGAAGCCGGTGGCTGGCGCGCTCGTGGCGCTGGACGGCGTCTATGGCGATGCGATCTCGACCGGGGCCGACGGTACCTTCACCTTCGCGGACGTGCGAGCGCCCTACGACCTCACCGTGAGCGTGTCTCGCGCTGTCTACGAGCTGCGGGGGTTGACCCGGGCCAATCCGGTCGTGCCGGCCTCGGCGGGCTGGACCGTGGAACGGAAGGTGCGTCTCGCCGGCCAGGTGGCGGGCGGGATGCTTCCGTTGGCTCGGGACGAGCGAATCCTCCTGACCATCGGTTCGGACACCCTCGCCGTCGCCGCAGGTGTCGACGGCGCCTTCGATGCAGACTTCAAGTGGTACGGGGATGGCGCGCGGGAGGTCGCTCTCACGGCGATCCGCGCACGCACCGACTCCGACGGTCGCTACGAGGTTCTCGCCTTCGGGAAGACGGCGAGCTTCTCGATCGAGCACGGTGGCTCGGTCGGCGACCTCACCGTGCCTCTCGCGGCCCTCGACGATCTCCAGACCGAGGGGACGACCATTACCGTCGACCCCGGCGCCTACCGCACGTTCTGGACGAACCAGGTCGAGTGGTTCGACGTGCAGGGCGTTCGCTTCCGGCCATCACCTGGGGAATGGATGCCCTCTCAGGCGACCTTGCGCTTCCCCGGCGCGGCGGGGATCTCGAGCCGCGCGAACGACGAGAGCGAGAACATGGCTGTGAGGGTCATGCCGGTTGTGATGGGTGGTGACACGTCCTTGAGCCTGGCCGCGCCGGTGGCCCTCATGACCACGGCGCCCGCATACAATGCGCAGGGCGTGTCGCGGACCCCGACCCTCGAGTGGAAGCCGGTGGCGGGCGCTCGGAGCTATTGGCTGACCGTCGGATCGCTGACCTTCGTTCTCCCGGGCGCCGAAACGCGCCTGGACGTTCCGGACTTCGGCGCCCTCGGCGGACTGAGCGCCGGGGAGGGCTACAGCTGGGAGGTCCGCGCCTTCCTCGACGCGGGATTCGCCGCGGACGACGTCACCGACGGGAGCGGAAGGGGGCTCCAGCGCTCCCGCCTCGCCGACGAGCTGACGATGTACGGCACGGGTCCCGGCTTTTTCATGACCGCGCCGTAG
- a CDS encoding glutamine amidotransferase produces MEAYNDWRLVTLSPWPTWALGLLGLLAVGGVLLAARGLRKEPRRWRRASLLALRSISMLAALFVVLEPGVRLLQTARVRSRLAVLVDGSASMQFPTEAKGASRSAEAAAWLSAVSPKLAGLEHDYSLEYYELGESLTPIEAEAARTGLEARAEKTDLLGALRSLAGGAGSGRKLAGAVVVSDGADNAELAGGVNGASRKALEALKIPVSTVAVVSGTVKDLSIESVHVEDFAFVRNTVEVEATIVASGMGEVEVPVTLRREGQVVSQQTVRLRPDETRYSVKLSFVPEEIGEFVFTVSAPVFEGEAVESNNARSFVLKVIRDRVRALLVVGRPSWDQRFLRTLLKNDPNVDLISFFILRTAQDQPKAGEAELSLIPFPVQEIFDRQLKSFDLVIFQNFAYRPYRMDAYLPNIRRYVEEGGAFVMIGGENSFGEGGYDQSPLGDILPVEPAGTAPVEALFPPRLTEAGLRHPITRLAAGAEANQSAWEKLPQLPGINVTRAKPGARVLLDHPHLPVGNENAPVLVVSEVGKGRVMALTTDSSWFWSLVASGEGGGTSRAYERLWSNAIRWLVRDPELTPVQVQAAQRSVEPGQPVVATITVRRSDYGPAADAEVDVSVVDAESGRLVHQEHLASGTDGTARFEVASPGPGAYKLLARASLGGAPLGSGEDVVAVRATSVERSEVRPRPALLRAIAEATGGGFIESSARELPDLALAPPDVVEIGRAQDRPIWDRFWPLAILAVCLGSEWVLRRRWGYF; encoded by the coding sequence GTGGAGGCCTACAACGACTGGCGTCTGGTGACGCTCTCGCCCTGGCCGACCTGGGCGCTCGGCCTCCTGGGCCTCCTCGCGGTGGGCGGCGTGCTGCTCGCGGCCCGCGGCCTCCGCAAGGAGCCTCGCCGCTGGCGCCGGGCGTCGCTGCTGGCGTTGCGGTCAATCTCCATGCTCGCCGCGCTCTTCGTGGTGCTCGAGCCGGGCGTGCGCCTCCTCCAGACCGCCCGGGTGCGCAGCCGGCTCGCGGTGCTGGTGGATGGCTCGGCGTCGATGCAGTTCCCCACCGAGGCCAAGGGGGCGTCCCGCTCGGCGGAGGCGGCGGCGTGGCTCTCCGCCGTGTCGCCGAAGCTCGCCGGCCTCGAGCACGACTACTCGCTGGAGTACTACGAGCTCGGCGAGTCCCTGACGCCGATCGAGGCCGAGGCCGCGAGGACCGGCCTCGAGGCCAGGGCCGAGAAGACCGATCTCCTCGGCGCGCTCCGCTCTCTGGCGGGCGGCGCCGGATCGGGCCGAAAGCTCGCCGGGGCCGTCGTCGTCTCCGACGGCGCGGACAACGCAGAGCTCGCGGGCGGCGTGAACGGCGCATCGAGAAAGGCGCTCGAGGCGCTGAAGATCCCCGTGTCCACGGTGGCCGTCGTCAGCGGCACGGTGAAGGACCTCTCCATCGAGTCCGTCCACGTGGAGGATTTCGCCTTCGTGCGCAACACGGTTGAGGTCGAGGCCACCATCGTCGCGAGCGGCATGGGCGAGGTCGAGGTGCCCGTCACGCTGCGGCGCGAAGGGCAGGTGGTCTCGCAGCAGACCGTGCGCCTCCGGCCTGACGAGACGCGGTACTCGGTGAAGCTCTCCTTCGTGCCCGAGGAGATCGGCGAGTTCGTCTTCACTGTCTCCGCGCCGGTCTTCGAGGGCGAGGCGGTCGAGTCGAACAACGCCCGGAGCTTCGTGCTCAAGGTGATCCGCGATCGCGTCCGTGCGCTCCTGGTTGTGGGTCGGCCGTCCTGGGACCAGCGCTTCCTACGCACGCTGCTCAAGAACGATCCGAACGTCGATCTGATCTCCTTCTTCATCCTCCGGACCGCGCAGGATCAGCCCAAGGCGGGCGAGGCGGAGCTCTCGCTGATCCCGTTCCCGGTCCAGGAGATCTTCGACCGCCAGCTCAAGAGCTTCGACCTGGTGATCTTCCAGAACTTCGCGTACCGCCCGTACCGGATGGACGCGTACCTGCCGAACATCCGGCGTTACGTGGAAGAAGGCGGCGCTTTCGTGATGATCGGTGGTGAGAATTCGTTCGGCGAGGGCGGCTACGACCAGAGCCCCCTCGGCGACATCCTCCCGGTGGAGCCCGCCGGGACCGCGCCGGTCGAGGCGCTCTTCCCGCCGCGGCTCACCGAGGCGGGCCTGCGCCACCCGATCACGCGGCTCGCCGCAGGCGCCGAAGCGAACCAGAGCGCCTGGGAGAAGCTCCCGCAGCTCCCCGGGATCAACGTCACCCGCGCCAAGCCGGGGGCGAGGGTCCTCCTCGATCATCCGCACCTCCCCGTGGGCAACGAGAACGCGCCGGTGCTCGTCGTGAGCGAGGTGGGGAAGGGCCGTGTGATGGCGCTCACCACCGATTCGTCGTGGTTCTGGTCGCTGGTGGCGTCGGGGGAGGGCGGCGGCACCTCGCGGGCGTACGAGCGCCTCTGGTCCAACGCGATCCGCTGGCTCGTGCGCGATCCCGAGCTGACGCCGGTGCAGGTCCAGGCGGCGCAGCGCTCCGTCGAGCCGGGGCAGCCCGTCGTCGCCACCATCACGGTCCGCCGCTCGGACTACGGACCCGCCGCCGACGCGGAGGTCGATGTCTCGGTCGTCGACGCGGAGAGTGGCAGGCTCGTGCACCAGGAGCACCTGGCGTCGGGAACCGACGGAACCGCGCGCTTCGAGGTCGCATCGCCAGGACCGGGCGCCTACAAGCTGCTGGCGCGGGCGTCCCTCGGCGGCGCACCCCTCGGCAGCGGTGAGGACGTGGTCGCCGTTCGCGCCACCTCCGTCGAGCGCTCCGAGGTGAGGCCACGGCCCGCGCTCCTGCGCGCCATCGCCGAGGCGACCGGCGGCGGCTTCATCGAGTCCTCCGCCCGTGAGCTCCCCGACCTCGCCCTGGCCCCTCCCGACGTGGTGGAGATCGGCCGCGCGCAGGACCGGCCCATCTGGGACCGGTTCTGGCCGCTGGCGATCCTCGCTGTCTGCCTCGGCAGCGAGTGGGTCCTCCGCCGCAGGTGGGGGTACTTCTAG
- the carA gene encoding glutamine-hydrolyzing carbamoyl-phosphate synthase small subunit, giving the protein MRTQRKAHLALADGTVFTGLAFGAEAETVGEVVFNTSLTGYQETLTDPSYVGQIVTFTVPELGNVGVNHVDQESEKPHAIGVIARHVARIPSNYRATGSLPDWMERHGLPGIEGIDTRKLVRHLRDHGAQAGVLSTLADAEPAALVEKARAAADMSGLDLVTGITTRAAYEFNRPMGEPLDGEAVAPAARFHVVAYDYGLKAAMLQLLVDRGCRITVVPAHTPAEEVLGLRPNGVFLTNGPGDPAAVTYAAPIVRGLLGKVPLFGICLGHQILALAIGARTFKLRFGHRGANHPVLDRRTGKVAITSQNHGFAVDAASLEGTGAEVTHVSLNDGTVEGIAIPHLSAFSVQHHPEASPGPHDARELFDRFLREMEARRA; this is encoded by the coding sequence GTGAGAACCCAGCGAAAGGCGCATCTCGCGCTCGCAGACGGCACGGTCTTCACGGGCCTGGCCTTCGGCGCCGAGGCGGAGACCGTGGGTGAGGTGGTCTTCAACACCTCGCTCACCGGCTACCAGGAGACCCTCACCGATCCCTCGTACGTAGGCCAGATCGTCACGTTCACCGTGCCGGAGCTCGGCAACGTCGGTGTGAACCACGTTGACCAGGAGTCCGAGAAGCCCCACGCCATCGGCGTCATCGCGCGCCACGTGGCGAGGATCCCGTCCAACTACCGGGCCACGGGCTCGCTCCCCGACTGGATGGAGAGGCACGGCCTCCCGGGCATCGAGGGGATCGACACCCGCAAGCTCGTGCGCCACCTGCGCGACCACGGCGCGCAGGCGGGGGTCCTCTCGACCCTCGCGGACGCCGAGCCCGCCGCCCTGGTGGAGAAGGCGCGAGCAGCCGCGGACATGAGCGGGCTCGACCTGGTCACGGGCATCACCACCCGCGCGGCCTACGAGTTCAACCGGCCCATGGGTGAGCCCCTCGACGGCGAGGCCGTGGCGCCCGCCGCACGCTTCCACGTGGTGGCCTACGACTACGGCCTCAAGGCCGCGATGCTCCAGCTCCTCGTAGACCGGGGCTGCCGGATCACCGTGGTCCCCGCCCACACGCCGGCGGAGGAGGTGCTTGGGCTGCGGCCCAACGGCGTCTTCCTCACCAACGGCCCTGGCGATCCGGCGGCAGTCACCTACGCAGCCCCCATCGTCCGCGGGCTCCTCGGCAAGGTGCCCCTCTTCGGCATCTGCCTGGGCCACCAGATCCTCGCGCTCGCCATCGGAGCCCGCACCTTCAAGCTCCGCTTCGGCCACCGCGGCGCGAACCACCCGGTCCTCGATCGCCGCACGGGCAAGGTGGCGATCACGTCGCAGAACCACGGCTTCGCCGTCGACGCCGCGTCGCTGGAGGGGACCGGCGCCGAGGTGACCCACGTCTCGCTGAACGACGGGACGGTCGAGGGGATCGCGATCCCGCACCTCTCGGCCTTCAGCGTCCAGCACCACCCCGAGGCGTCGCCCGGGCCCCACGACGCGCGGGAGCTCTTCGACCGCTTCCTCCGCGAGATGGAAGCGCGCAGGGCTTAG
- the carB gene encoding carbamoyl-phosphate synthase large subunit, whose protein sequence is MPRRNDIHTILVVGSGPIVIGQACEFDYSGTQACKALREDGFRVVLLNSNPATIMTDPGTADATYVEPITVETAERILELERPDALLPTMGGQTALNLAKALAEQGILEKYGCKLIGASLDAIQMAEDRELFGQAMERIGLAVPRNGVARTMEEARAIVERTGFPAILRPSYTLGGTGGSIAYNKVELEAKAKAAIEASPVGSVLIDESVLGWKEYELEVMRDRNDNVVIVCSIENFDPMGVHTGDSITVAPAQTLTDKELERLRNASLAIIREIGVESGGCNIQFGVDPKTGRVVVIEMNPRVSRSSALASKATGYPIAKISARLAVGYTLDELANDITRETRAAFEPSIDYVVTKMPRFAFEKFPDADARLNTQMKSVGEAMAMGRTFQESLQKVLRSMETGTYGLESPLGKRPGDRYDADELDAIRSKARVATPGRLHWVAEALRAGIPVQDLYELTAIDPWFLGELLSILEDEAEVAASGLGDAERLQELKSRGFSDKRLAWLTRSTEAEVRATRARLDVHPVFKRVDTCAAEFEAHTPYLYSTYEDECEARPTRERKVLILGGGPNRIGQGIEFDYCCVHACFALKEAGIETIMVNCNPETVSTDYETADRLYFEPLTLEDVLEIVRVERPMGAIIQFGGQTPLKLAAALEAEGVTILGTSPDAIGRAEDRERFGAVVEKLGLLQPEGGSARSAEEAIAVASRVGYPVMVRPSFVLGGRAMEICLDEAQLRAYLAGAIEASEERPVLVDRYLRDATEVDIDVLCDGDRCVVGGVMEHIEEAGVHSGDSACSLPPFSLPAEVVRRIEEQSLRVARELGVVGLMNAQFAVQGDAVYVLEVNPRASRTVPFVAKATGVPLAKLAALAQVGIRLPAELPDRPSLAHFAVKESVFPFPKFPAVDPVLGPEMKSTGEVMGIDTDFARAFWKSQVAAGNALPRGGRCFVSVCDKDKPAAAALAERLVALGFQLVATKGTAGFLASRGIRASTVHKIAEGRPHVVDKILDGEIQLVINTTAGKKELADSFPIRRETLNRQIPYYTTMSGAKAAIAAMEELRHGEPAVRPLQWYHSTRRENA, encoded by the coding sequence GGATCCGGGGACGGCTGACGCCACCTACGTGGAGCCGATCACGGTCGAGACCGCCGAACGCATTCTCGAGCTCGAGCGCCCAGACGCGCTGCTCCCCACCATGGGCGGCCAGACGGCGCTCAACCTTGCCAAGGCCCTCGCCGAGCAAGGCATCCTGGAGAAATACGGCTGCAAGCTCATCGGCGCGTCGCTCGACGCGATCCAGATGGCCGAGGATCGCGAGCTCTTCGGCCAGGCCATGGAGCGCATCGGCCTCGCGGTCCCGCGGAACGGCGTGGCCCGCACGATGGAGGAGGCCCGCGCCATCGTGGAGCGCACGGGCTTCCCCGCGATCCTGCGGCCCTCGTACACCCTGGGCGGCACTGGCGGCTCGATCGCCTACAACAAGGTCGAGCTCGAGGCGAAGGCGAAGGCCGCCATCGAGGCCTCGCCGGTCGGCAGCGTCCTCATCGACGAGAGCGTGCTCGGCTGGAAGGAGTACGAGCTCGAGGTGATGCGCGATCGCAACGACAACGTCGTGATCGTCTGCTCCATCGAGAACTTCGACCCGATGGGCGTGCACACGGGCGACTCGATCACCGTCGCGCCGGCGCAGACCCTCACCGACAAGGAGCTCGAGCGGTTGCGGAACGCCTCCCTCGCGATCATCCGCGAAATCGGCGTGGAGAGCGGCGGCTGCAACATCCAGTTCGGCGTCGATCCGAAGACCGGCCGCGTGGTGGTCATCGAGATGAACCCGCGGGTGTCGCGCTCGTCCGCCCTGGCGTCCAAGGCCACGGGCTACCCGATCGCGAAGATCTCCGCGCGACTCGCCGTGGGCTACACCCTGGACGAGCTCGCAAACGACATCACCCGCGAGACCCGGGCCGCCTTCGAGCCCAGCATCGACTACGTGGTCACCAAGATGCCGCGCTTCGCGTTCGAGAAGTTCCCGGACGCGGACGCCCGCCTCAACACGCAGATGAAGAGCGTGGGCGAGGCGATGGCGATGGGCCGCACCTTCCAGGAGTCGCTGCAGAAGGTGCTGCGCTCGATGGAGACCGGCACCTACGGCCTCGAGTCCCCGCTGGGCAAGCGGCCCGGTGATCGCTACGACGCCGACGAGCTCGACGCGATTCGCAGCAAGGCCCGCGTCGCGACGCCGGGCCGGCTCCACTGGGTGGCGGAGGCCCTCAGGGCCGGAATCCCCGTGCAGGACCTCTACGAGCTCACCGCGATCGATCCCTGGTTCCTCGGCGAGCTCCTCTCCATCCTGGAAGACGAAGCGGAGGTCGCCGCGAGCGGCCTCGGCGACGCGGAGCGCTTGCAGGAGCTCAAGTCCCGCGGCTTCTCCGACAAGCGCCTGGCCTGGCTGACGCGCTCCACCGAGGCGGAGGTCCGCGCGACGCGCGCTCGCCTCGACGTCCACCCGGTGTTCAAGAGGGTCGACACCTGCGCCGCTGAGTTCGAGGCGCACACGCCCTACCTCTACTCGACCTATGAGGACGAGTGCGAGGCGCGGCCGACCCGGGAGCGGAAGGTGCTCATCCTGGGAGGCGGCCCGAACCGGATCGGCCAGGGGATCGAGTTCGACTACTGCTGCGTCCATGCCTGCTTCGCGCTGAAAGAGGCGGGCATCGAGACCATCATGGTCAACTGCAACCCGGAGACGGTGTCCACGGACTACGAGACGGCGGATCGGCTCTACTTCGAGCCGCTCACCCTCGAGGACGTCCTCGAGATCGTCCGGGTCGAGCGGCCGATGGGCGCCATCATCCAGTTCGGCGGACAGACGCCCCTGAAGCTCGCCGCCGCCCTCGAGGCGGAGGGCGTGACAATCCTGGGCACCAGCCCTGACGCGATCGGCAGGGCCGAGGATCGCGAGCGCTTCGGCGCGGTGGTCGAGAAGCTCGGGCTGCTCCAGCCCGAGGGAGGCTCCGCCCGCTCCGCCGAGGAGGCCATCGCGGTGGCCTCCCGGGTCGGCTACCCGGTGATGGTGCGCCCCTCCTTCGTGCTGGGCGGACGCGCCATGGAGATCTGCCTGGACGAGGCCCAGCTCCGCGCGTACCTGGCCGGCGCCATCGAGGCCTCGGAGGAGCGGCCGGTCCTCGTCGACCGCTACCTGCGCGACGCCACCGAGGTCGACATCGACGTCCTCTGCGACGGTGACCGCTGCGTGGTCGGCGGGGTGATGGAGCACATCGAGGAGGCCGGTGTCCACTCCGGTGACTCCGCGTGCTCGCTCCCGCCCTTCTCTCTCCCGGCGGAGGTCGTGCGGCGGATCGAGGAACAGTCGCTCCGGGTCGCCCGGGAGCTCGGCGTCGTCGGCCTGATGAACGCGCAGTTCGCGGTGCAGGGCGACGCCGTCTACGTGCTCGAGGTGAACCCTCGCGCCTCCCGTACGGTGCCGTTCGTGGCGAAGGCCACGGGCGTGCCGCTGGCGAAGCTGGCGGCCCTCGCGCAGGTCGGAATCCGGCTCCCCGCGGAGCTCCCCGATCGGCCGAGCCTCGCCCACTTCGCGGTGAAGGAGTCGGTCTTCCCCTTCCCGAAGTTCCCAGCGGTCGATCCCGTGCTGGGGCCGGAAATGAAGAGCACCGGCGAGGTGATGGGCATCGACACCGACTTCGCCCGCGCGTTCTGGAAGAGCCAGGTCGCGGCGGGCAACGCCCTTCCCCGCGGCGGACGCTGCTTCGTCTCGGTCTGCGACAAGGACAAGCCGGCCGCCGCCGCTCTCGCCGAGCGGCTCGTGGCCCTGGGCTTCCAGCTCGTCGCCACCAAGGGAACCGCCGGCTTCCTCGCCTCCAGGGGGATCCGGGCGTCGACGGTGCACAAGATCGCCGAGGGCCGGCCTCACGTCGTGGACAAGATCCTCGACGGCGAGATCCAGCTCGTGATCAACACCACTGCCGGCAAGAAGGAGCTCGCGGACAGCTTCCCCATCCGCCGCGAGACGCTGAACCGGCAGATCCCCTACTACACGACCATGTCGGGGGCGAAGGCGGCCATCGCCGCGATGGAGGAGCTGCGCCACGGCGAGCCCGCGGTGCGGCCGCTCCAGTGGTACCACTCGACCAGAAGGGAGAACGCGTGA